GCGCTTCAACGATGATCGGGTCAACTTCTTCGCCAGTGCTGCCAGCGCCTTCGCTGATCACAAATTCCCGTACTCCCGGACCGGCAACGGTTAACCCCAGAGCCGGTTGAGCCCAGTCGACAAATTTCGAATAGAGCAACTCAAACGGCAGGTCGCCCTTAGGGAGTGTCGCTTTGCCGCTGGCATTCCATTCGCCAGGAGCTACAACAACCTGATTGTTGATTTTCATTTGACCACCACCACCCGGTACGCCCAGATTGAACCGGTATTCGCCCGGTTCTGAAACGCGGAGCGTACCCCGATACCGAATCAGAAACTCGTTCGGAATCCGACTCACCGCAGCCGACAAAACTTTGGTAGCCCCTTCCGATTCAGGGGCTGTTTTGTCGTATTCGGGCTCTTTCTGAAACTTCCCTTTATAGACCGAATACGTCAGGTTCAACAGCTCTGGCCGGGGCTTGTCGTACATCACATAGCGGATGTTGCGGATGGCTACGGCACCATGATCGCCCTGGATACGGATAGGGCCCATGGCACTTTCCGTATCGAAGGCCGAACCGCGCGTTGGGCCGGTCAGCTCAACATCATCCTGAATCACCACGCCGTTTAATTCAATCCGAATGACACGGGCATTTTCAGTTTTTTGTCCGTTGGCGTTGAACCGGGGTGCCTGAAACGAGATTTTCAGATGTTGCCACAAACCGGGGGCACGACTGACATTCTGACGAGCGGCATGGCCTTCGTAGCCTTTCTGACCTTCTGGCCGTTTTTCATCCCATCGTTCATAAACGCCCCCATTATCGTGTACGTTTGGCGCCCGCACATCCCAGCTATCGCGAAGCTGGATCTCGTATCGGCCTTGCAGATACACGCCCGAATTGGATTTGGAGGCCATCATATACTCTAGCTCCAGATCAATATCACCGTGTTGCAGGGTCGTAAACAGATCATATTTGTACGGATTTTTAGGATCGGCTGTTGGGTGAGCCAGTGGAATGTTTGCCAGAATACCCGTGCCTTTTGTGGTGACAAGGCTGTTTTCTTTGGCTAAATCGGCCCGAACACCACCAACAATACGCCAGTTGGGAGTTGGTGATACAAATGCGCTTAAGTCGTTGAGGGGTAGCGAAATACCTGGTGACGGAGCCGGTTGGCCCAGCGAAAGTCCAGCTCCAAGGGCCCATAAAATGCCCACTAGCCCGCTAAAACGAGCTGAAAGGGATAGGTTTACCATAGATTTATCATAAGATTTGAAGGGCGAAAGTTACATTTTTTCCGGCTAAAAGACTGCGAATGATTAGTTCGACTTATCTTTGACCGTTTTACAACGAATCCATTAACTCGAAACATTTTCCATGAAAAACGTACCGTTATCGTTTGTGGCCTGCCTCGGAATCGCCAGCCTTTTCGTTGCCAGTCGGGCTATGGCTCAAACGGAGCCTGCCAAGCAAAATCCTCAATCAACCGAGATTTGGGAGCCTGTTCCCCCCGTCGTAACTCCAGGGACCAGTGCGCCTAATGCTTCGGGAACAACCGCTCCATCCGATGCAATTGTGTTGTTCGATGGAAAAAATACGGACGAGTGGGTGGCCATTAAAGGGTATGCACCCGCCAACTGGGAAAAGACCAACGAAGGGCCCCTGAAATGGCCAGTAACAGATGGCGCGATGTACTCGACCAGAGGTTTTTCGGCTCGCTCGAAAAAAGAGTTTACAGACTTTCAACTGCATATTGAGTTTAAGTCACCCGAAAAAGTAGAAGGGACTAGTCAGGGACGGGGTAACAGTGGTATTTTCCTGCAAGGTCGTTATGAGCTACAGGTACTGGATAACTACAACAACCCAACCTACGTAAATGGTATGGTCGGTTCGATCTATAAGCAGGCGATTCCGCTGGTGAATCCTAGCCGCAAACCCGGTGAGTGGCAAACCTATGATATTATCTATCAGGCTCCTAAATTCAACAAGGCGGGTATGATGACCGAATTTGCCTACGTAACGGTGCTGCTCAACGGCGTTCTGGTGCAGAACCATACCGCTATTCGGGGAACAACTGAATACATTGGGTATCCGAAAGTTCAGGCACATGGCGCGGGCCCAATTCTGCTGCAAGACCACAACAACCCTGTTGGTTTCCGTAATATCTGGATTCGGGAATTGTAAAGGTTGACCGTTTACGAAGTCCAACCAAGCCCTCGACCTATGGCCGGGGGCTTTTTCGTATCATTGTTTGCTCAAAATCATGCCTTACGTGCTATGCGATTGATATACGTACTTTCTCTTATTGTCTCTTTAGGGCTGACAGCCTGTTCAACCACAACGGTTTACATTGTTCGCCATGCCGAAAAGGTATCTGAAGCCGATACGACGAATTTAACACCTGCTGGTTATGCTCGCGCGGCTGCCTTAGCGGATCAACTGGGTAATGCTTCCATCGATTCGATCTTTACAACGCCCTATCGACGGACGCGCCAGACGGCTCAGCCCTTGGCCACGCGGCTGGGACTTCCACTAATCGATTATCCGGCAAAGCCGACCGAGGCTATTGTGAACCGGGTCACTCTGATTCGGGGAAAGCAACTACTGGTTGTTGGGCACAGCAATACCATTCTGGAAATTGCAAAAGGGTTAGGGGCTCAACCGACAATGACCCGGATCGAATCAGGGGATTTTGATAACCTATTCAGAGTCGATGTGAAGCGAGGGGTATTTGGTAAATCGATATCGTTCTCCCAGACGATCTACGGCCAGCCTACGCCCCCATAAGTGACTCATCCAGGTAATATACCGTCTTATACGCTGTTTTGCACAAATCATACAAATGCAGTATTGTCGAGCCTACTATAGCTCAATACTTTTGTTTCGTCTTCCTAGTCTTTTCATGAAATACCTATTCTTAACCCTACTTTCACTTTCAGTACTGAGTAACCTGTCTGATACTTATGGGCAGGGCATCCGGGCGGCTGCCGATCAGATGCCGCAAGTACGTAAAACCGCTTCGGCCAGCACACCCACCAATTATAAAGGGCGGCAGATTATTGTAGGCAGTGGAGGAGGGGTTACTGGGGCGTCTTCGGCCTATTACCTGCTGGAAAATGGAAAGCTTTATGGCCGTCGGACGCGCGACACTACGTTTACCTTCATCGGCCAACAGACGGCGGCCAATACCAAACGGGTATTTACCATAGCCGAAGTCAACTGCAAAATCAAGGCAACGAAGTTCGACCAGCCGGGTAATCTATACAAGTTTGTGCAGTGGCGAAAAGGTAAGGTCAGTCACAAAGTAACCTGGGGTGCTGTCGATAAAAAGGTTCCGGAGAATTACCCGAAGTTCTACGACTCGTTCATGGCCATGATTCCGGCTTCGCTGCGCCTGAAATAAAGTTGGGCCTGCGCATTTGGTGTCCGGTGGGATTATCCTGGAAATAGGGATGCGGTCATTTGCCGAACACCGAAGCCTTCATATTGTAAACCTCAAATCCTAATGAAACCACATCTACTCGCTCTGGCACTCTTTACCACAGGGGTATCCATGGCGCAACAGCCTACTACCGGATTTAGCCGCAAATTGAAAACCTCGGCACCCACGGCGGGGCTGGCCCAGCGACTAAATGCAACCGTTGTGCCGCTGCCTAATAATCGTTCGGCTGGTCAGATGCTGTTGGCCAAAGGGGTTTCTCCATCGACGCTTGAACCCATTCGCCTACGAGTAGTTCGGGATACCACGACCAACCTGCCTGTTTTTATTGAGCGCAAAAAGGCGAATGTTTTCGGGGCAAATACTACCCAGAAAAGTGGAGCCCGACTGTCGGCGGCAGCGGCTGTGTCGGTCACGTTTCAGTTTATGGGAGAGGTTCGTGATCTGTTGAAGCTCGATAAACCCGAAGAGAACTTTACCATTTCCCGCACTGAAACGGATGAGCTTGGCCAAACTCACGTTCGGCTGGCGCAGACGTTTCGAGGAATCCCGGTACTTGGAGCCGAACTGGTGGCCCACCTGACCGATGGCGAAGTAACGTCGATCAACGGTCGATATCAGCCAGCGCCCGAAGGGCTAGCTACAACGCCTACATTCGCCCTGGCTGAAGCGTCGAATCTGGCGCTTAAGGATGTTCGGAAAACATCGACTGTTCGGTCATTTGGGGATAATCTGCTGAACTTAAAGTCGTCGGAAGGGGAACTTTGCATTTTTACGATGCCTGATGGATCGGCGAAACTAGCCTACGCATTGACCGTTCGGCCCAATATGCTCGAACGCTGGGAATATGTGATTGATGCACAAACTGGCGATGTGCTGGATAAATACAACCATACCTGCTCATTTGTGGGGCCAATCAAAGCAGCGGGTAAAGACCTCAATGGCGTAACCCGATCATTTCAAACCTACCAGCAGTCGGGCAATTCGTATTACCTGATCGATGCATCACGGGCAATGTTTAAATCGGCGTCGTCGAAAATGCCGGATAGCCCCGTTGGGGCACTCTGGACGATTGATGCCCGAAATACGTCTGGTAGTAGTCAGAAATTTTACCAGATTACCTCCACCAGCAACGCCGACTGGAGCCCTACGGCTGTTTCGGCTCATTATAACGGAGGAGTTGCCTACGAATATTACCTGAATACGTTCAAACGGAACGCCCTTAGTGGTACGGGCGAGACGATGGTTTCCATCGTCAATATGCCTGATGACGATGGAAAAGCGATGGATAACGCCTATTGGAATGGGAAATTCATGGCATATGGTAACGGGAAACTGCTGAAACCACTGGCTGGTGGACTGGATGTGGCTGGACACGAAATGACACATGGCGTTATTCAGAATACTGCCAATTTGCAGTATAAGAGTCAGTCGGGGGCTATCAATGAGTCGATGGCCGATGTTTTCGGCGCCATGATCGACCGTGCCAACTGGACTATAGGCGAACAGATAGCCACCCCTGCCTTGTTGCCTTCAGGAGCCCTACGCGATCTGTCGAATCCGAATCAGGGTGGTAAAACGAGAGATCCCAATGGCTACCAGCCCGCTACCATGTCGCAGTATGAAAACACCAGCGAGGATAACGGTGGCGTTCATACCAATAGCGGTATTCCAAATTTTGCGTTCTATAAATTCGCCACGGCCATTGGGAAAGACAAAGCCGAACAGGTGTACTACCGGGCTTTGACAACCTACCTGGTACGTACATCTCAGTTTCTGGACTTACGCTTGGCAGTTATTAAAGCCGCTGGCGATTTGTACGGGGCCAATGGTGCTGAAGTAACGGCGGCCAAAAATGCCTTCGACGCAGTGGGTATTACTGATGGAACCCAGTCAAACCCTGGCAAACAACCTGATATCCCTGCGGCATCGGGCCAGGATCTGGTTTTACTGGCTGATGCCGGCACTTCGAAAGTTTATTCGACCACCGTTGGGGTTTCGCCCGCCAAATTTGACCTCAAATCGACATTAGGGTTGCTCCATCGCCCCAGCGTTACCGATGATGGAAAATATGCTTACTATGTTACGACCGATAAGCGCATTCGGGCCGTTAACCTGACAGGTACACCTAATGAAACGATCATTTCCAACGAGACAATCTGGGATAACGTAGCCATTTCGCGCGATGGCAAGAAACTGGCAGCTCTGACCTCTGATCTTGATGGATCAATTTGGGTGTATAGCTACGACAAACAGCAATGGTTACAGTTTCAACTCTATAATCCGACTTCGGCACAGGGCGTTCAAACGGGCGATGTTCAGTATGCCGATTCGTTTGAGTGGGATTTTACGGGAGAAAACATTGTGTATGATGCCTATAATGCCTTGAAAAGCAGTACCGGGGCCAATATTGATTATTGGGACGTAGGCTTTATCAATGTCTGGAACAACAGTACAGGCAATTTCGCCAAGGGACAAATCGAAAAGCTCTTTACGAACCTTGATGCAGGCGAAAGCATTGGTAACCCTTCATTCTCCAAAAATTCGCCTGATGTGCTGGCCTTCGATTACCTCAACGAGAACGACGATACCTATCAGGTGGTAGGGGTCGACCTAAGTACCGGCAAGGCAAACATTATTTACGACAACAAAGATCTGGGCTTCCCGAGCTATTCACGGCTGGATAATATGCTCGTGTTTTCAGGGGCCAACGACGATGTGTTGGGCATTAATCTGGCAACCAATAAAATTGCGGCTTCGGGCAATGCTTCCGTTTTATACACTGGAGCGAAATGGCCTGTCTGGTACACGACGGCTGCCCGTGCCCAGAAAACAGCTCAGACGATTACATTCGATGCGATTTCGGATCGGTATGTCAATCAGGGTGATCTGGTGCTGAAAGCGACCTGTTCCTCGAATCTGACTGTCGGCTTTCTAGTGAAAAGTGGCCCGGCAACGCTCAGTGGCTCAACGCTGAAATTCAATGGGGTAGGTAAGGTGACGGTACAGGCTTTCCAGAACGGGAATGATCAATATGCGGCTGCTTCTACCGTTGAGCGAACGTTCAACATACTGGCGGTTACCGGGACTGAACCGGCTTGGGCCGATGCCTTGTCGGTTTATCCGAACCCGGTCAATACAACGCTCACCGTAGAGCTTCCCGGTACCGAAACCATTGAACGTTTATCAATCCGTACCCTAACGGGCGCTACTGTTCTGCAACCGCTTGTACGGGACCGGCAGCGTAACGCTACACTGGACATTAGCCAGTTGCCCAAGGGATTCTATGTGCTGGAGGTGCAAACCGTGAATGGGAAAGCAAACCGAAAATTAATAAAAGAATAAGGAATGACGATTGGTTCTTGCTGACATCTTAGTACGTGTATCCAATAAAATTGTATATTTGACCATGTACCTGGAAGAACGCGTCGAACAATTAGAAACCCTTGCTGTTGATCACGGACGGCAAATCGAAACCATTGCCAAAGGTGTAGCCGATTTAACAGTAACCGTTAATCACCGATTTGATCGGGTAGATGAGCGATTTGATCGGGTGGAGAAAGATATTTCAGAGTTAAAATCTGATGTGTCTGAGCTAAAAAGTGGTCAGGCAAGATTGGAGCAAACGCAACAGTTAATTCTGACGATTTTGCAGGAACGACTGAAATAGGCGACTTTTCGTTGATTTTATAAAATTGGGCTAATAAGGTGCGTGGCTTTCGTACCTTACTAGCCCAATTTCTTATACGGTTTTATTGGTTCACTAATTGTCAACGTGTTGGAAAGCCACTGTATTTGTTTGGTTGTTAATCGCAAACGAAATATGCTTTCCAGAAAGTTGAGCTTCCTGAATGGTTGTTCTTAAAACTTGTTCACTAACAGGCTGACTATCCAGAGTTAGGTTCCTGTATTTTTTAAGATCATTCCAAAACTCATTAACTGCGGATACATTGTCATCTTCTTCCAACTGAAATTTTATAGGCAGATTATACCGTACATTAACCACTTTACCCTTTTGGCGGGCAGGTATCCAGTTAGGCATTTGCTCAACCACCCGAATCGCTTCTTCATCGGCACCGTGGCCGATCCCTCTTAGTATTTTTACGTCGGTGATTTCGCCTTTAGTTGTCACAACAAAATTGACAAATACTTTACCTTGTACCTTGGCTTTTATAGCCGCTTCCGGGTATTTTAGGTTTTCGCTCAGGTATTCACCCAGCTTGGCCATGCCCCCTGGAAATTCGGGATGCTGCTCTACAACCGTAAATACCTCACCGTCTACTTTCACGGGTTTTCGTGCCGACGAAACGGGCATATCTTGTTCCGATTGTGTGCACATAAGCAGACAGGCTGCTAACGGCAGAACCAATGCATAACCGAATAACGCCCGGCGTTTCGATGCAGGTTTTTGTAACATAATAATGCGTTGTTTAAGGGTTGATTTAGAGACAAAAGGGGTAATAAGTGCCGAAGGTGATACGTTGAGCGCGTAGGCAACTAACTGGTGTGGATAGTTGGGTTGGGGCGTTTTCAGAACAGCGCGGTCGGCCAGAAATTCGTGGACTTCCTGTAAGGCACGTTTGTAGTAAATGAGCACAGGGTTGAACCAGAAAACTACTTGTATCAATTCCAGAGCGAGTATATCGACCGTATGACGCTGACGGATGTGAGCTTCCTCGTGGCGGAGCAACGCATCAGGCTTAATAAGCGCATCTGTTCGATTCAGAACCAGATAAGGCCCGAACGAGAATGATGGTGATGAATCTTCAGGAAGCCGAATCAATGTATAAGCTGCCCGGCGTTCAATCGTCCCCAAACGCATGAGCCGGAAAACGGCCCATACATTGAGTGCTAACCGCGTAAGCATAATAAGTATCCCCAGGGCATAGACGATACTGACCCAATCGGCTAGCGTTAAGGAGGAATGGCTTTTAGTCGATTGACCAACCTCGAACGTCGGTAAGGTTATCGTACCCGTCGGAAGGGAGGCAAGCGGGTTGCCGGGAAGCTCGACAAAGGGTAAAGCCAGCGATAGCCCAACAGACAGAAGTAGATAGGCCCGGTTTAATCCAAAAAAGGTGTTTCGCCGAAGTAATACTGCGTAACAGCTGTAGAACAGGATAAGAAACAGGCTAGCCGTCAGGAGATAAGCAAAGGCATTCATTTCTTTTTCGTAGTTATGATAATGACACCATTTTTACCCCGTTCGCCGTAAGCTGCAATGGATGCTGCATCTTTCAATACAGTGATGCTTTCAATGTCATGTGGATTCAACTGCTGAACCGTTTTAAAGCGTAGTGTAGCGTTCGACTTTGATTCCTTTTGCACGTCAACGCCATCGATAATGTATAAGGGCTCGCTGGTTCGAAATCCATTGCCTGAAATACGAACAGTTGGATTGTCATTCATAAATGTAAAGCTTGAGTCAGGTGAACGAAGTACAGGAGTAACCACATCAGTGTGGAGCGCAACCCGATTGGGTGACGAATCAGATTCTGATTTTAATACCTGCCCTGTCCGTTTATCTTCGACCTTTTCTAGCTGGAACTGAATGGGCAGGTTGTATTGTACCGCTACAGCCTCTCCATTTTGCCTGCCGGGATTCCATTTGGGCATTTGGCTCACAACCCGGACCGCTTCTTCATCGCAACCGCCACCAATTCCTTTCAACACACGCAAGTTTTGAACATCACCCTCCTGCGTAACAACAAACTGTACGAATACTCGGCCTTGTATCCGGTTTTGCTGCGCTTCTTTGGGGTAGCGTAGATTACGGGCGAGATACAGACCTAGTGCCTGCATACCACCCGGAAATTCAGGCACCTGCTCGACAACGGTAAAAATTTCACCCTTACTTGTAGAGGAGCTTTGGGCTTTGTTCGTTGTATATGTTTGGCTAGTAGGCTTGGAGACCGGTTCGTAGGCAACGACAACCACTTCATTCAACTTATTGCTTTGTATCCGCAGGTTGGCATTGATTGATGAACGACCGTTTACCTCTAGCTCGGTTGTCTCAAAACCAACAAAACTGAAGACCAACGAAGCGGTTTTTGGTATTTTGGTCAGTCGATACCTGCCATTTATGTCTGTTGTTGTTCCCACATTGGTATTTTTAAGAATAACACTCACTCCCGGCAATGGCTTTCCATCCGCAGTGTTTGTCACTCGTCCTGAAACGGTGATCGTCTCGTCGGTTACCTGACTGACCATATCCGTTATCTGCTCGCGGGCTGTAGTCATAGCCAGCAACCCTAACGCTAGTGGGAGAATTAATATGTATTTGCCCAGCGCCCAGCGCGTAGTGGCTTTCTGATGGAGCATCAGAATCCGTTGCTTAAGCAATGATGGATTGAAAAAGCCGTTTACCAGCGCATCGGGTTGTTGACCGAAAGTGTACTGAACCAGAAAATGGGCGTAATCGCTTGGTTGCGAAATGGCCTTATCGGCCAGGAATTCATGCACCTGCCGGAGCATGCGGTCAATTAACCACAAGGCCGGACAGGCCCAGAAGACCGCTTTTAACAATGCCATGCCCAATACATCAAGGCTGTGGTACTGGCGGATATGAACGAGTTCGTGACGGATAATTACTGAGTTGTTTTTGTCGTCTGGATTTAAAACCAGATACCGGAAAAAGGAGAAGGTTGGGACTGTGTTCGTTGGTTCTACGACTACATAGTCTTCGAACACATGCTGATTCGACTGGCGGATAAAGGCCATTAATCGAGCGACGTGGACAATCAGCCGCAGAATGAGTAGCAAAGCAAAAATACCATAGGCTACAAAACCGATTTCGGCCCAGTCAGGCCCTGTTTCCTCAGGCATTGCTATCGCAGACACAGGAAGTACAATCACGCCCATAGGTACTGGCAGTGTCTCCACTGCTCTTATGGGCAAACTGGCAAGTGGCAGTACCAGCGAGATTAGGGCTGAAACCAGTAGATACGCCCGGTTCAGGCTGAAAAACGTATGCCGACGGAGCAGGAGCCAATAGCAGCCTACGAACAGGAGGCCATATAGGTTGGCTTTAAGGAAATAGTCGAGCGTATTCATTGGTCTTTCTGCTGGTTTAGGAGTTTGATGATTTCGTCGGCTTCGTTCAGGCTGATATTTTTGTCTTTTACGAAAAACGACACCAGTTTTTTAAGTGAGTTATCGAAGTAGTTTGCCATCAGTTGCTCGGTCTGAAAACGGCGATATTCTTCTTCTGTAATCAACGGATAGTACTCATGCGTTTTCCCATAGGCCGTATAGCCAACCAGTTCCTTTTTTTCCAGGATGCGGATAATGGTCGAAACGGTATTATAGGCAGGTTTAGGCTCCGGTAGTTCGGCCAGTACATCTTTGACAAAGCCCTTTTTGAGTTGCCAAAGCACACGCATGATTTCTTCTTCAGCCTTGGTGAGTTCGCGAATCGGCATAAGGTTCACAGCTATTTCTTTACTGAACGAAAGTATGACTAATGAATTAGTTTTACAACTAAATGATTAGTTATTTTTTGTAAAAAAATAGGAATCTATCTTAACTTTCTCTAATCAAGCTACGATGGGTGTATTTGTCATCCCGAGGAACGAGGGATCTTCGGATGGAGATTATTCAATCAGCTCATCCGAAGATCCCTCGTTCCTCGGGATGACAAAAAAGCGATTAGGACAAAAGTTAAAACAGGTTCTTCGTCTATTTCGGCAAAACTGGCCCTGAAGCAGTCCAGTTGACGGGTACGTTGGACAAATACCAGCTTTTGCCCTTATCGTTGTTACCCTGAAAGAATAGGTAGGTTTTACCGCCTGGATTGGTAAAAATATGTGGGTGCCCCGATTCGCTGGCATTCCAGGAACCCGGCTGGCCGTTTTTCAGGAAAGGCTCATTCTGGACCCGTTCCCAATGCAATCCGTCCTGACTTTTGGCAATGCCGACCTGCTGCGGCCAATTGTTATAGGCACCTGCATAAAACATATAGAGTACACCATTCCGCTCAATGACTGATGGGGCTTCAATGCACGCACCTTCCCAGGGCAATTCAGGTTTTAAAATCGGCCCATTGATCGCCTGCTGGCGCCAGTCGCTCCGGTTGAAATTCGTGTTGGCCGGAGCAACCGCTACGCCTAACTGCTGAATTTTAAAGGCTGGATCGCGTGTCGCGAAATAGAGAAAATACTGGTTTTTAAATTGAATCACGTCCGCGTCGATGGCTCGCCCGCACGACCAGTCACTGATGGCCGGGCGGAAAATAGGATTGGTCGGATTTCGGTCAAAATGAATCCCATCTTTCGAAACGGCATGGCAAATCGCATCGTTGCGGCCATTTCCGTAAGTCTGATAAAACAAATGCACGGCCCCATCGCGAATGAGCGCACCCGGAGCGCATAACCCTTTTTGCTCATAGTCCGTTGTGGGGACAATTTCGCCGATTTTCTGCCAGTTCATTAGGTTATGACTTTCCGCAATGCCGATGCCCCAATGC
This window of the Spirosoma aerolatum genome carries:
- a CDS encoding family 43 glycosylhydrolase, coding for MNQLVTLLFATISFLWISLSTPAIAQTPGPKMLFADSTHQKPGFSKDPHVVWFRNRYLLYYSLPLYKDSAGAEHWGIGIAESHNLMNWQKIGEIVPTTDYEQKGLCAPGALIRDGAVHLFYQTYGNGRNDAICHAVSKDGIHFDRNPTNPIFRPAISDWSCGRAIDADVIQFKNQYFLYFATRDPAFKIQQLGVAVAPANTNFNRSDWRQQAINGPILKPELPWEGACIEAPSVIERNGVLYMFYAGAYNNWPQQVGIAKSQDGLHWERVQNEPFLKNGQPGSWNASESGHPHIFTNPGGKTYLFFQGNNDKGKSWYLSNVPVNWTASGPVLPK